One genomic window of Blastopirellula retiformator includes the following:
- a CDS encoding DUF6931 family protein, giving the protein MHAPQPAKKCGCDGSHKHVPPTPRVVQPPLRGDAAAAIVCQRMKLRLSLAARRQLTSQVSSEHYFARLLTADLDADARKFLAAALPVRRALWWSVLAIHDSLGSDEAEQASRLAPVVQWIARPSDAGLIEVRRQDRKVKRNRLWGCLYQATYAAAGRVSPPERQLVVAPPEMSRRFVAALVYMASVHGGSLGYRERQRRYLLLGQSLANGPAPWSRRSAMVQETT; this is encoded by the coding sequence ATGCACGCTCCCCAACCCGCGAAGAAATGCGGCTGTGATGGCTCGCACAAGCACGTTCCGCCGACGCCGCGCGTCGTCCAGCCGCCGCTGCGCGGTGATGCGGCTGCGGCGATTGTTTGCCAGCGGATGAAGTTGCGACTGTCGCTGGCTGCGCGGCGTCAGTTGACTTCACAGGTTTCGTCCGAACATTATTTCGCCCGCCTGCTCACGGCCGACCTGGACGCTGACGCCCGCAAGTTTTTGGCGGCTGCGCTGCCGGTGCGCCGGGCATTGTGGTGGAGCGTCTTGGCGATTCACGATTCGCTCGGGTCCGACGAAGCGGAGCAAGCCAGTCGCTTGGCGCCGGTGGTGCAGTGGATCGCCCGACCGAGCGATGCCGGACTGATCGAGGTTCGCCGCCAAGATCGAAAAGTCAAACGCAACCGTTTGTGGGGCTGCCTTTACCAGGCGACCTACGCCGCCGCCGGTCGCGTTAGTCCGCCAGAGCGACAACTGGTGGTCGCGCCGCCTGAGATGTCGCGGCGGTTTGTGGCGGCGCTCGTATACATGGCTTCGGTCCATGGCGGGTCGCTCGGTTATCGCGAGCGACAACGCCGCTACTTACTATTGGGACAAAGTTTAGCGAACGGTCCGGCCCCCTGGTCGCGACGGTCGGCAATGGTGCAGGAGACGACATGA
- a CDS encoding type VI secretion system Vgr family protein — protein sequence MDLAELFDASNRPLRVETPLGPTSLAISAFRGREAVSQLYEFQLTLLGSPTGDIDFSKVLGKPAKVSLDDFSGLTTRYFHGIFTSFAEVSRDDQFTQYEATLAPKHWLMGLTRNCRIFQRMTVPQVLKEVFTGYDVDILLKTNYPHRDYLVQYEESDLDFAMRLMEEVGIYFYFHHENDKLTMILCDQTVTQKSIDGISALIYEQVIGGVRPENRVYTWRREQRITTKKVALRDIAFQMTGQDLDASADIVKTVNCGLAEHDLHAVSDLPDERRESYVFHSGYAGWFDDVNGGGGDQSDELGKTQGAGDESAKIDAQRIATTAVRCQGNSDIPRLMPGYLFTLLRHPNADDEYQLLEVEHDAKVDVNYRTNDASLGTDLHYENQMLCQPKSVQFRPQLVTPRPKIQGMQSARVVGPEKEEIFIDKYGRIKVKFAWDRSDIENENASCWIRVGQVWAGPRWGAFFWPRIGHEVIVAFEDGDIDRPIVVGSVYNSKNMPPLELPMNNQKGGIKSCIFQGDPLKNFNALVFHDVPGHQYLQVHSERQAVDNTESYRYNYTPTKHYALCGQLPG from the coding sequence GTGGATCTCGCAGAACTCTTTGACGCCTCGAATCGCCCGTTGCGCGTCGAAACTCCGTTGGGGCCGACTTCGCTGGCGATCTCCGCATTTCGCGGTCGAGAAGCGGTCAGTCAACTGTACGAATTTCAGTTGACGCTGCTGGGAAGCCCGACCGGCGATATCGATTTCTCCAAGGTCTTGGGCAAGCCGGCGAAGGTGTCGCTTGACGACTTTTCGGGGCTGACGACGCGATACTTCCACGGCATCTTCACTTCCTTCGCCGAGGTGAGCCGCGATGATCAATTCACGCAATATGAAGCGACCCTCGCGCCCAAGCATTGGCTGATGGGGCTGACCCGCAACTGCCGCATCTTCCAGCGGATGACCGTTCCGCAGGTGCTGAAAGAGGTATTCACCGGTTACGACGTCGACATTCTACTGAAGACGAACTATCCCCATCGCGATTACCTGGTGCAGTACGAAGAGTCGGACCTCGACTTCGCCATGCGCCTGATGGAAGAAGTTGGCATCTACTTCTATTTCCATCACGAGAACGATAAACTCACGATGATCCTGTGCGACCAGACGGTCACGCAGAAGTCGATCGACGGCATCAGTGCGCTGATCTACGAACAAGTGATCGGCGGCGTTCGCCCCGAGAACCGGGTCTACACCTGGCGACGGGAGCAGCGGATCACCACCAAGAAGGTGGCGCTGCGGGATATCGCGTTCCAGATGACTGGTCAAGATCTGGACGCCTCGGCCGACATTGTAAAAACGGTCAATTGTGGTCTGGCCGAGCATGACTTGCATGCCGTCAGCGATCTGCCGGACGAGCGTCGCGAGTCGTATGTCTTCCATTCGGGCTATGCCGGTTGGTTTGACGACGTCAATGGCGGCGGCGGCGACCAAAGCGACGAGCTCGGCAAGACGCAGGGCGCCGGAGACGAATCGGCCAAGATCGACGCACAGCGGATTGCGACGACGGCGGTTCGCTGCCAGGGGAACAGCGACATTCCCCGTTTGATGCCGGGCTATCTGTTTACGCTGCTGCGTCATCCGAACGCCGATGACGAGTATCAACTGCTGGAAGTCGAACATGACGCCAAGGTAGACGTCAACTATCGCACCAACGACGCGTCGCTTGGTACCGACCTGCACTACGAAAACCAGATGCTGTGCCAACCAAAATCGGTACAGTTTCGCCCACAGTTGGTCACGCCGCGTCCCAAGATCCAGGGCATGCAGTCGGCCCGGGTCGTCGGTCCGGAAAAGGAAGAGATCTTCATCGACAAGTATGGCCGGATCAAGGTGAAATTTGCGTGGGACCGCAGCGACATCGAGAATGAAAACGCGTCGTGCTGGATTCGCGTCGGCCAGGTCTGGGCCGGTCCGCGGTGGGGCGCTTTCTTCTGGCCTCGAATTGGCCACGAGGTGATCGTCGCGTTTGAAGATGGCGACATCGATCGGCCGATCGTCGTCGGCAGCGTCTACAACTCGAAGAACATGCCGCCGCTCGAACTTCCGATGAACAATCAGAAGGGCGGAATCAAGTCATGCATCTTCCAGGGAGACCCGCTGAAAAACTTCAACGCGCTCGTCTTCCATGACGTCCCTGGTCATCAGTACCTGCAGGTTCACTCCGAGCGACAAGCGGTCGATAACACCGAGAGCTATCGCTACAACTACACCCCCACCAAGCATTACGCCTTGTGCGGTCAATTGCCGGGTTAG
- a CDS encoding vWA domain-containing protein has translation MTRGRNHQASSHTPARGEHADQQRWHTFDAPRRTDWKRLQLPFSIAFLSVLILVILWASSWLRPPRPTRFILAGAGYETNLSVPHNALGWNVLVDLQQVSNDAQTQRYWGHRLLRSGDGPQRMQIGWRPKFDDVDENNVVLMLTGHGFIGEKGPALLPEDVDLSERPQAINISDIIADLQKLPEATKKLLIIDSCRTVVAPRLGLLTNNFSDAMHGLDAEIRKAPNLTVVVAADVDQRGFNYYQQHRTAMGHFVIEGLRGAITDSDDDGRIDAGELFGYVDRELMQFAAANYDRRQNVLMLPLGEEGEKRADAFDLGVLRSEYTPSKAPTPLPVSEWEWMTEFWQQQTALAKAQPSVLQYAPHIWRRYQETVLRMESLLIAGDIANASRLRSSASELISALENDRQLPLQSQDLSLSWRAAAGWRQPSQEAVSSAATLLTSTAPQDVRATYDQAAQQQIALGVPETSFADALRRELLLRAAEDPIRQLQKNWKVIGSVGQSHETGPTELVFVDLLCQQIDIAKLTPADAEAIGHAIKTNLLAEQAATSTALWSEPFSSQVDAADLERRLGQDLLFIDSASRAKSIAHIEAAEKAYTAITNDVAILVRATEARNIAFSELPYFNLWTLATPPESGGEGMKIQVMTLWESAHDLDDQLNGVVSAPKITDEMLSTLVGQTTKVEQERLALTKQFEQEQSSAFVADPSESLRRLSQALLMPAQDAESRRKLLIACIDATSAEVIRGNQPAPSVVQQEKFAKIDAARAGHLVLSQFGHTWFDQLNGSRNDAYMVANHRLEVFGVEQVWRQTLAELGADYAQKWRELIQLNTRIDRDDMDLAMIDRVASQSRIIPADVTAVDNDARDARHATLAEAALLFAGRAWNEHWDDQGQTPYYLRAAKLLTSDAVRFGLHPKKMSEEAAPWQKPGDFALTSTPLRNWTTESNERYHFDLKIVGVNPPHGIPRFGFTTNGLLHLAVDDDAMRGIEWAGNSQGGIDVLVEADLTKIASGDKPAELDAMVDGSVFFRGHISTANTKVVIHRRPSNQLVNNPAPNAANLAIVASPELHQQYGSGDAAITIVLDASGSMGAPAGQPFGPQTKYAEAVRALDRLLETIPNGTQVSVWTFGEAMGSQKTVVEAERTIEQLVPPIIWNSKDKSQYQKLTHAIAYPQVEPWNESPIMRTMIEAKADLAGVNGPRTMLVITDGADNRFANDSTVNPTGKSVAEALFDIFDGSGISIQVVGFKVVSAEAALAQKQFELVEQLYPPGGFYMIDRVEALEAHLANVLSRRLTFVTASPQQRQPGPEHPIGDIGGGQIWLTPNLKPGRLAVETPVDPSLAPTLNLQRGDLMLLQLTSQKDKLSLQTADYLGQRFPHRPTMESSGWKSALLQNRIDGNQLELTLGMQQQALQLGDLAVIKPARIWISVGRPDGQYAASSVIRQEGFPMATYGVTAPDWPITGTVATPSVGVWWTVEDDNVGFVLRQTTDYSALEAIEGQSVETGAGQVRILGANVEQAQCMGPDGQLATVRRLAIRTQAAPGEIVWCEPVGYRPEGSEIKAFCDIGAATSYFWPLPEGNVDSIVAGLRVISLKDFRRHAENRGQYLQFNELAAPATRDFAPRPALRLTGDGN, from the coding sequence ATGACTCGAGGCCGCAATCACCAAGCGAGTTCCCACACCCCAGCTCGTGGGGAACATGCAGACCAGCAGCGTTGGCATACCTTCGACGCGCCGCGGCGAACCGATTGGAAACGGCTGCAACTCCCATTTTCGATCGCGTTTCTCTCGGTCTTGATCCTGGTGATCTTGTGGGCCAGCAGTTGGTTGCGCCCACCGCGCCCGACTCGATTCATCTTGGCTGGCGCCGGCTACGAGACGAACCTGTCCGTTCCGCACAACGCTCTCGGCTGGAATGTGCTGGTCGACTTGCAACAGGTTTCCAACGACGCCCAGACGCAGCGCTATTGGGGGCATCGTTTGCTACGTAGCGGCGACGGACCGCAGCGGATGCAGATTGGCTGGCGTCCGAAGTTTGACGATGTTGACGAAAACAACGTCGTGCTGATGCTGACCGGGCACGGCTTCATCGGCGAGAAAGGGCCGGCGTTGTTGCCGGAGGACGTCGATCTGTCGGAGCGGCCGCAAGCGATCAACATCTCGGACATCATCGCCGATCTGCAGAAACTGCCGGAGGCGACCAAAAAGCTGCTGATCATCGACAGCTGCCGCACGGTCGTTGCGCCGCGACTGGGTCTGCTGACCAACAACTTCTCCGATGCGATGCATGGCCTGGACGCCGAGATCCGTAAGGCGCCCAACTTGACCGTCGTCGTCGCCGCCGATGTCGATCAGCGCGGTTTTAACTATTACCAACAACATCGGACCGCGATGGGGCACTTCGTCATTGAAGGCCTCCGCGGCGCGATCACCGACAGCGATGATGACGGCCGAATCGACGCCGGCGAGCTGTTCGGCTACGTCGACCGCGAACTGATGCAGTTTGCGGCGGCCAACTACGATCGTCGTCAGAACGTCTTGATGCTGCCGCTGGGCGAAGAGGGAGAAAAGCGGGCCGACGCATTCGACTTGGGCGTGCTTCGCTCGGAATATACGCCTTCCAAGGCCCCCACGCCGCTGCCGGTCAGCGAATGGGAGTGGATGACCGAGTTTTGGCAGCAACAAACCGCTTTGGCGAAGGCCCAGCCCTCAGTCCTGCAATACGCGCCCCACATCTGGCGTCGCTATCAAGAGACAGTGCTGCGAATGGAATCGCTGTTGATCGCCGGCGACATCGCCAACGCTTCGCGGCTGCGCAGCTCGGCCTCGGAATTGATCAGCGCGCTGGAGAACGATCGGCAGTTGCCGCTGCAATCGCAAGACCTGTCGCTGTCGTGGCGAGCGGCCGCCGGTTGGCGGCAACCGTCGCAGGAAGCGGTCTCTTCGGCGGCGACCTTGTTGACCTCCACGGCCCCACAAGACGTTCGCGCCACCTACGACCAAGCGGCCCAACAACAAATCGCCCTTGGCGTTCCCGAGACTTCCTTCGCCGACGCGCTCCGCCGCGAATTGCTGCTGCGAGCGGCCGAAGACCCGATCCGCCAATTGCAAAAGAACTGGAAGGTAATCGGCTCGGTCGGTCAGTCGCACGAGACCGGTCCCACCGAGTTGGTCTTCGTCGATTTGCTTTGCCAGCAGATTGACATTGCCAAGCTGACCCCCGCCGACGCAGAAGCGATCGGCCACGCCATCAAGACGAACCTGCTGGCCGAACAGGCGGCGACTTCAACCGCGCTTTGGAGCGAGCCGTTCTCGTCGCAAGTTGACGCCGCCGACCTGGAGCGGCGATTGGGGCAAGATCTACTTTTTATCGACTCGGCGTCTCGCGCGAAATCGATCGCCCATATCGAAGCGGCCGAGAAGGCCTATACCGCCATCACCAACGACGTCGCCATTTTGGTGCGAGCGACGGAAGCTCGCAACATCGCCTTTTCCGAGCTCCCCTACTTCAACCTCTGGACGCTCGCCACTCCGCCGGAATCTGGCGGCGAAGGGATGAAGATCCAGGTGATGACGTTGTGGGAGTCGGCGCATGATCTCGATGACCAGCTGAACGGCGTCGTGTCCGCGCCCAAGATTACGGACGAGATGCTTTCAACCCTGGTTGGACAGACGACCAAAGTCGAGCAAGAGCGGCTGGCCCTGACCAAGCAGTTTGAGCAGGAACAATCTTCCGCGTTCGTCGCCGATCCGAGCGAGTCGCTGCGCCGTTTGAGCCAGGCGTTGTTAATGCCGGCCCAAGACGCCGAATCGCGACGAAAGCTGCTGATCGCCTGCATCGACGCAACCAGCGCCGAAGTAATCCGCGGCAACCAGCCCGCTCCGTCGGTCGTCCAGCAAGAGAAGTTCGCCAAGATCGACGCCGCCCGCGCCGGTCACCTGGTGCTGTCGCAGTTTGGCCACACCTGGTTTGATCAACTGAATGGTTCCCGCAATGACGCCTACATGGTCGCCAACCATCGCTTGGAGGTGTTTGGCGTCGAGCAGGTTTGGCGTCAAACGCTGGCCGAACTAGGCGCCGATTACGCCCAGAAATGGCGCGAACTGATCCAGTTGAACACCCGAATCGATCGCGACGACATGGACCTGGCGATGATTGATCGCGTCGCCTCGCAGTCGCGGATCATCCCGGCCGACGTCACCGCGGTCGACAACGACGCCCGCGACGCCCGCCACGCTACCTTGGCCGAAGCGGCGCTGTTGTTCGCCGGCCGAGCCTGGAACGAACACTGGGACGATCAAGGACAAACCCCGTACTACCTACGAGCCGCAAAGCTGCTGACGTCCGACGCGGTTCGCTTTGGACTGCATCCGAAAAAGATGTCGGAAGAAGCGGCGCCCTGGCAGAAGCCCGGCGACTTCGCCCTTACATCGACGCCGCTGCGGAACTGGACGACCGAAAGCAACGAGCGATACCACTTCGATTTGAAAATCGTCGGCGTCAATCCGCCGCATGGCATTCCCCGATTTGGGTTCACCACCAACGGGCTGCTGCATTTGGCGGTCGACGACGATGCGATGCGCGGTATTGAGTGGGCCGGCAACTCGCAGGGAGGGATCGACGTCCTGGTAGAGGCCGATCTGACCAAGATCGCCAGCGGCGACAAACCTGCCGAGTTGGACGCCATGGTCGACGGGTCGGTCTTCTTTCGCGGACATATCTCGACCGCCAATACCAAAGTGGTGATCCATCGCCGTCCGTCAAACCAACTAGTCAACAACCCGGCGCCTAATGCCGCCAACCTGGCGATCGTCGCTTCGCCGGAACTGCATCAGCAATATGGATCGGGGGACGCTGCGATCACAATCGTGCTGGACGCCTCCGGCAGCATGGGAGCGCCCGCTGGACAGCCGTTCGGCCCGCAAACCAAGTATGCCGAAGCGGTTCGCGCACTCGACCGCCTGTTGGAGACGATTCCCAACGGCACGCAAGTCAGCGTCTGGACGTTCGGCGAAGCGATGGGATCGCAGAAGACCGTCGTCGAAGCGGAACGGACGATCGAGCAACTCGTTCCGCCGATCATCTGGAACAGCAAAGACAAGTCGCAATATCAGAAGCTGACCCATGCGATCGCCTATCCGCAGGTCGAACCCTGGAATGAGTCGCCAATCATGCGAACCATGATCGAAGCCAAGGCCGACTTGGCCGGCGTCAATGGTCCGCGGACGATGCTGGTGATCACCGACGGCGCCGACAACCGCTTCGCCAACGATTCGACCGTCAATCCGACCGGCAAGAGCGTCGCCGAGGCGTTGTTCGACATCTTCGACGGCAGCGGCATTTCGATTCAGGTGGTCGGCTTCAAGGTGGTCAGCGCCGAAGCGGCCCTGGCGCAAAAACAATTTGAACTAGTCGAACAGCTCTATCCGCCGGGCGGGTTCTACATGATCGACCGGGTCGAAGCGCTCGAAGCGCATCTGGCCAACGTGCTGAGCCGTCGGCTGACGTTCGTCACCGCCTCGCCGCAGCAGCGGCAGCCGGGTCCGGAACACCCGATTGGCGATATCGGCGGCGGGCAGATCTGGTTGACGCCAAATCTGAAACCAGGGCGTCTGGCGGTTGAAACGCCGGTCGATCCATCGCTGGCGCCGACGCTCAACCTACAGCGGGGCGACTTGATGCTGCTGCAACTGACGTCCCAAAAAGACAAGCTGTCGCTGCAGACGGCCGACTACCTGGGCCAACGTTTCCCCCATCGTCCTACGATGGAATCGTCGGGCTGGAAATCGGCGCTGCTGCAAAACCGCATTGACGGCAACCAACTGGAACTGACGCTCGGCATGCAGCAACAGGCGCTACAGTTGGGGGACCTGGCGGTAATCAAACCGGCGCGAATTTGGATTAGCGTCGGCCGCCCGGACGGGCAATACGCCGCATCGAGCGTTATTCGCCAGGAAGGCTTTCCGATGGCGACCTATGGCGTCACCGCCCCCGATTGGCCAATCACCGGAACCGTCGCGACTCCTTCGGTCGGCGTCTGGTGGACGGTTGAAGACGACAACGTCGGTTTCGTCTTGCGACAAACCACCGACTATTCGGCCTTAGAAGCGATTGAAGGTCAATCGGTCGAAACAGGCGCCGGGCAAGTGCGAATCTTAGGCGCCAACGTCGAGCAGGCGCAGTGCATGGGCCCGGACGGCCAACTGGCGACCGTTCGCCGGTTGGCGATCCGCACGCAAGCGGCCCCGGGTGAAATCGTCTGGTGCGAGCCGGTGGGATATCGTCCGGAAGGAAGCGAAATCAAAGCGTTCTGCGACATTGGGGCCGCGACTTCCTACTTCTGGCCGCTGCCGGAAGGGAACGTCGACAGCATCGTCGCCGGTCTCCGGGTCATCTCGCTGAAAGACTTTCGGCGGCATGCCGAGAACCGAGGCCAATACCTTCAATTCAACGAGTTGGCCGCCCCGGCGACGCGCGATTTCGCGCCTCGACCGGCGCTGCGACTGACCGGCGATGGCAACTAG